The Sulfurihydrogenibium sp. YO3AOP1 genome has a window encoding:
- the lipB gene encoding lipoyl(octanoyl) transferase LipB, producing MIEIVNLGLIDYQNGLNIMKDFHKKALENNKNYLLICQHYDVYTVGQNENKNFPVNVIKTDRGGSITFHGPGQPIFYFIFKVKSPIVFYKKVVKSFDMIFKPLCEKIYHDFKNPGFYIENRKLASIGFKYSKGYSLHGVAVNHSVDLDKFNLIKPCNLDGYVATSLINEGIEIELDELVSRITNSILKNFQR from the coding sequence ATGATAGAAATTGTAAATCTTGGATTGATTGATTATCAAAATGGTTTGAATATTATGAAAGATTTTCACAAAAAAGCATTAGAGAATAATAAAAACTATCTTTTGATATGTCAGCATTATGATGTTTATACAGTAGGTCAAAATGAAAATAAAAATTTTCCTGTAAATGTGATAAAAACAGATAGGGGCGGGTCTATAACGTTTCACGGACCCGGTCAGCCAATTTTTTATTTTATTTTTAAAGTTAAAAGTCCAATTGTTTTTTATAAAAAAGTAGTTAAGTCTTTTGATATGATTTTTAAACCCCTTTGTGAAAAAATTTATCATGATTTTAAAAATCCTGGATTTTACATTGAAAATAGAAAGCTTGCGTCAATAGGGTTTAAGTATAGCAAGGGTTATTCTTTGCACGGCGTAGCTGTAAATCATTCAGTTGATTTAGATAAATTTAATCTAATAAAACCATGTAATTTAGATGGTTACGTTGCAACATCCTTAATCAATGAAGGTATTGAGATTGAATTAGATGAGTTGGTCAGTAGAATAACGAATAGTATATTAAAGAATTTTCAAAGGTAA
- the nusB gene encoding transcription antitermination factor NusB — translation MKKKNKSLKFLRKRLLKAARDLSMRILFAYDFRKEDLFNVLEEFLNTKKFSPEIKEYVLKVVNFYNENSQEIDDIIKSHLKNWRFERIGYIERAVLRLGVSELLIIHSKEESKELKDKEIRILFLDLLDLVECYTNSKLSVKFVNGILGKINKELEQNENSIHIGLTQ, via the coding sequence ATGAAGAAGAAAAATAAGAGTCTAAAATTTTTAAGAAAAAGACTGTTAAAAGCAGCAAGAGATTTATCTATGAGAATTCTTTTTGCATATGATTTTAGAAAAGAAGATCTATTCAATGTTTTAGAAGAATTTCTAAACACTAAAAAATTTTCTCCAGAAATAAAAGAGTATGTATTAAAAGTTGTAAACTTTTACAATGAAAACTCACAAGAAATAGATGACATTATCAAGAGCCATCTTAAAAATTGGCGTTTTGAGAGGATTGGATACATCGAAAGAGCAGTATTAAGGCTTGGTGTTTCTGAGCTTTTAATTATACACTCAAAAGAAGAAAGCAAAGAGTTAAAAGATAAAGAAATAAGGATATTATTCTTAGATTTACTTGATTTAGTAGAATGTTATACAAACTCTAAGTTGTCTGTTAAATTTGTAAACGGTATTTTAGGAAAAATAAATAAGGAATTGGAACAAAATGAGAATAGTATTCATATCGGACTTACACAGTAA
- a CDS encoding metal-binding protein — protein sequence MAKGRTHDLINFAVLPPLIYYLHPSDFISFSTGYFIGTFFLTPDNDLYLSKPNSRWKILKFIWLPYTKLFSHRGISHIPIYGTITKIFYLSFIAFIFLFLLKLLINFLIPDNNFQVSRFDNLDLSSFLNNVSFLSFFFGLILAEFVHILTDIIYSSFKKLKPKRKKRK from the coding sequence TTGGCAAAGGGAAGAACGCATGACTTAATAAATTTCGCCGTTCTTCCTCCTCTTATTTACTACCTTCATCCATCAGATTTTATATCTTTTTCTACTGGCTATTTTATCGGGACTTTTTTTCTTACTCCTGATAATGATTTATACCTCTCTAAACCAAATAGCAGATGGAAAATTTTAAAGTTCATATGGCTACCTTATACCAAACTTTTTAGCCATCGTGGAATTTCTCATATTCCAATATATGGAACAATTACAAAAATTTTTTACTTATCTTTTATAGCATTTATATTTTTGTTTCTTTTAAAGCTTTTGATAAACTTTTTAATTCCAGATAATAATTTTCAAGTTTCAAGATTTGATAACTTAGATTTAAGCAGTTTTTTAAACAATGTCTCATTTTTATCCTTTTTCTTTGGTCTAATTTTGGCTGAATTTGTGCATATATTAACAGATATAATTTATAGTAGTTTTAAAAAGTTAAAACCAAAAAGGAAAAAAAGAAAATGA
- a CDS encoding winged helix-turn-helix transcriptional regulator, with protein sequence MDVLSKKWVIDILEVLNNEVAPKEILARINGLKEKVLYERIKELEEIKMIERLVYNTRPITIKYRLTFYGRKALPTLRRAYHIILSK encoded by the coding sequence ATAGATGTCTTATCAAAAAAATGGGTTATAGATATCTTGGAAGTGTTAAATAACGAAGTTGCTCCAAAAGAAATATTAGCAAGAATAAATGGTTTGAAAGAAAAAGTTTTATATGAAAGAATAAAGGAGCTTGAGGAAATAAAAATGATAGAAAGATTAGTATATAATACGAGACCAATAACTATTAAATATAGATTAACTTTTTATGGAAGAAAAGCCCTTCCCACTTTGAGAAGGGCCTATCATATCATTTTGTCCAAATAG
- the thiC gene encoding phosphomethylpyrimidine synthase ThiC yields MRVYVSKRIGKPNVTQMHFARQGIITEEMEYVAKREDLPVELIRDEVARGRMVIPANINHINLEPMAIGIAAKCKVNANIGNSAVVSDIEGELEKLRVALKYGADTVMDLSTGGNINEIRKAIIENSPVPVGTVPIYQALQEVRSIEKLTEQDILDIIELQAQQGVDYMTIHAGLLREFLPLVNHRLMGIVSRGGSIIAQWMVVHGKQNPLYTNFDKICEIFKKYDVTFSLGDGLRPGCINDASDEAQFAELKVLGELTKKAWEHDVQVMVEGPGHVPMDQIEMNIRKQQEWCHEAPFYVLGPLVTDIAPGYDHIASAIGAAMAGWYGVSMLCYVTPKEHLGLPNAEDVKQGLIAYKIAAHAADLARHRKGAKEWDDAMSKARYEFDWERQFELAIDPETARKYHDETLPQEGYKSAKFCSMCGPSFCAYRISQNIQEAVNEDFLIPIEELKK; encoded by the coding sequence ATGCGTGTATATGTATCAAAAAGGATCGGAAAGCCAAATGTTACTCAAATGCACTTTGCACGCCAAGGAATCATCACTGAAGAGATGGAGTATGTGGCCAAAAGAGAAGACCTTCCTGTAGAGCTGATCAGAGATGAAGTTGCTCGTGGAAGAATGGTTATACCTGCTAACATCAATCATATCAACTTAGAGCCTATGGCTATTGGCATTGCTGCAAAATGTAAAGTCAATGCAAACATCGGTAATTCAGCAGTAGTCTCAGACATAGAAGGGGAGCTTGAAAAATTAAGAGTTGCTCTTAAATATGGTGCAGATACTGTAATGGACCTATCGACAGGTGGAAATATTAATGAAATCAGAAAAGCAATTATAGAAAACTCTCCAGTACCTGTTGGAACAGTGCCTATTTATCAAGCTTTACAAGAAGTTAGAAGTATAGAAAAACTAACAGAACAAGATATTCTTGATATCATCGAACTACAAGCTCAGCAAGGTGTAGATTATATGACAATTCACGCGGGCTTACTTAGGGAATTTTTGCCACTTGTAAATCATAGACTTATGGGAATTGTTTCAAGAGGTGGCTCTATAATTGCTCAATGGATGGTTGTTCACGGAAAACAAAACCCACTTTATACAAACTTTGACAAAATCTGCGAAATCTTTAAGAAATATGATGTTACATTCTCTCTTGGTGATGGTCTTAGACCGGGATGTATAAATGATGCATCAGATGAAGCTCAGTTTGCAGAATTAAAAGTTCTTGGAGAATTAACAAAGAAAGCATGGGAGCATGACGTTCAAGTCATGGTTGAAGGACCGGGTCACGTTCCTATGGATCAAATAGAAATGAATATCAGAAAACAACAAGAATGGTGTCATGAAGCTCCATTCTATGTTTTAGGTCCGTTAGTAACAGACATTGCTCCTGGTTATGACCATATTGCATCTGCCATCGGTGCAGCTATGGCTGGATGGTATGGTGTGTCAATGTTATGTTATGTTACACCAAAAGAGCACTTAGGACTTCCAAATGCAGAAGACGTAAAACAAGGATTGATAGCTTACAAAATAGCAGCTCATGCAGCAGACCTTGCAAGACACAGAAAAGGTGCTAAAGAATGGGATGATGCAATGTCTAAAGCAAGATATGAATTTGACTGGGAAAGACAGTTTGAGCTTGCAATTGACCCAGAAACTGCAAGAAAATACCATGATGAAACATTGCCA
- a CDS encoding Rrf2 family transcriptional regulator, whose protein sequence is MLSESVKDCIRALIYLAINQEKNYVSVKEIAEKLNLPFHYLAKNVQKLVKSGILESYRGPKGGIVFKQPIESIKIIDIIKSLDDDRLFKSCILGFEECSDENPCAIHNRWVVERNHLYNLFNTSLKDIVEDIKQGKISNVKL, encoded by the coding sequence ATGTTATCAGAATCTGTTAAAGATTGTATAAGAGCTTTAATCTATCTTGCTATAAATCAAGAGAAAAACTATGTTTCCGTAAAAGAAATAGCTGAAAAATTAAATCTTCCTTTTCATTATTTGGCAAAAAACGTTCAAAAACTTGTGAAATCTGGAATTCTTGAATCTTATAGAGGTCCAAAGGGTGGTATAGTTTTTAAACAGCCAATAGAAAGCATAAAAATAATAGATATTATTAAATCATTAGATGATGATAGGTTATTCAAATCTTGTATTTTAGGGTTTGAAGAATGTAGTGATGAAAATCCATGTGCCATTCATAATAGATGGGTTGTTGAAAGAAATCATTTGTATAATCTTTTTAATACATCTCTTAAAGATATAGTGGAAGATATAAAACAAGGGAAAATTAGCAACGTAAAATTATGA
- a CDS encoding OmpA family protein has protein sequence MKKKIITSTFILAFTSNVFAEQNVDMSKIQERFDKLKEKHALECSPEEYGILESYLESIKIENNQSVDSLRLITKIEDLLTKIKKNINSDKDNDGIPCYKEIELGLNPKIPDAIEKAKIAQNKKPEKLDIGAKEKESPKTYKSTDAITQPVRVHFYLNSSKIKKEYLPYLNIVAKYLKTHPDVKVKIKGYTDNIGSKKYNDKLALKRAKTVKQYLVKLGVSPNRIMIDGVGKSEYIVSNNNELDRFTNRRAEFYIINLAE, from the coding sequence ATGAAAAAGAAAATTATTACTTCTACATTTATTTTGGCTTTTACAAGTAATGTATTTGCAGAGCAAAACGTTGATATGAGTAAAATTCAAGAAAGATTTGATAAATTAAAAGAAAAACATGCTCTTGAATGTTCTCCAGAAGAATACGGAATACTCGAAAGTTACTTAGAAAGTATAAAAATTGAAAACAATCAATCTGTAGATTCATTGAGACTTATAACAAAAATAGAAGATTTATTAACAAAAATAAAAAAAAATATAAATTCTGATAAAGATAACGATGGTATTCCATGCTATAAAGAAATAGAGCTTGGTCTTAATCCAAAAATTCCTGATGCTATAGAAAAAGCAAAAATTGCTCAAAACAAAAAACCTGAGAAATTAGATATTGGCGCAAAAGAGAAAGAATCTCCAAAAACTTATAAAAGTACAGACGCTATTACTCAACCAGTTAGAGTTCATTTTTACTTAAATAGTTCAAAAATAAAGAAGGAGTATTTGCCATACTTAAATATAGTTGCTAAGTATCTAAAAACCCATCCAGATGTAAAAGTTAAGATTAAAGGTTATACTGACAATATAGGTTCTAAAAAGTATAATGATAAATTAGCTTTAAAAAGAGCCAAGACTGTCAAGCAGTATTTAGTTAAACTTGGTGTTTCTCCAAATAGAATTATGATAGACGGAGTTGGAAAATCTGAATACATTGTTTCTAATAATAATGAATTAGATAGATTTACAAATAGAAGAGCCGAATTTTACATAATAAATTTGGCAGAATAG
- the ribE gene encoding 6,7-dimethyl-8-ribityllumazine synthase: MNIVEGKLSAEGLKFGIVVGRFNSFITERLLEGAIDCILRHGGSKENIEIVKVPGSFEIPLTAKKLAKSGKYDAVICLGAVIRGSTPHFDYVANEVTKGIAQVSLETEVPIGYGILTTDTIEQAVERAGTKMGNKGFDAAMVAIEMANVLKSIG; the protein is encoded by the coding sequence ATGAACATTGTAGAAGGCAAACTATCAGCTGAAGGTTTAAAGTTTGGTATTGTAGTCGGCAGGTTTAATAGCTTTATCACTGAAAGATTGTTGGAGGGAGCTATTGACTGTATTTTAAGACATGGTGGCAGTAAAGAGAATATAGAAATTGTAAAAGTTCCTGGTTCTTTTGAAATTCCGTTAACAGCTAAAAAACTTGCAAAGTCTGGTAAGTATGATGCTGTTATATGCTTAGGTGCGGTTATTAGAGGTTCTACACCACACTTTGATTATGTAGCCAATGAAGTAACAAAAGGAATAGCACAAGTTAGTTTAGAGACAGAAGTGCCAATAGGCTATGGAATTTTGACAACAGACACAATAGAGCAAGCAGTTGAGAGAGCTGGAACAAAAATGGGAAATAAAGGATTTGACGCAGCCATGGTTGCAATAGAAATGGCAAATGTTTTAAAAAGTATAGGATGA
- a CDS encoding CopD family protein: MKELVLTIHIILATLWIGGMLFMVFVLSPYVRNLPNSVEVFQKVGKRFSIIGTFIGLPLLFITGIGNMHNLGISFNDLINRTSAYASTLHDKIHLFLLTFFLAVLHDLYFGPKSHLNEKFRIMTRIIGIINLIIGVVIIYYAAKLRFGG; the protein is encoded by the coding sequence ATGAAAGAATTAGTCTTAACAATTCATATAATTTTAGCTACATTGTGGATAGGCGGTATGCTTTTTATGGTTTTTGTACTATCTCCATACGTCAGAAATCTACCAAACAGTGTTGAGGTATTTCAAAAAGTTGGAAAAAGATTTTCTATTATTGGTACGTTTATAGGTTTACCTTTGCTTTTTATTACCGGAATAGGAAATATGCATAATTTAGGTATTTCTTTTAACGATTTGATAAACAGGACTTCCGCGTATGCATCAACGCTTCATGACAAAATTCATCTTTTCTTGCTAACTTTCTTTTTAGCAGTATTGCATGACCTATACTTTGGTCCAAAATCCCATTTAAATGAAAAGTTTAGGATAATGACACGAATTATTGGAATAATTAATCTCATAATTGGAGTGGTTATTATCTATTATGCAGCAAAATTGAGATTTGGGGGTTAA
- a CDS encoding site-2 protease family protein, which translates to MNAIPLFKIFGIQVYIDYSWFIAFTLITLTLSQGFYPMLYKNLSQFEYILAGAVSAIMLFLSVLLHELSHSLVAIKHGIPVRDIYLFIFGGVAMIEQEPDSPSTEFKIAIAGPLMSFFLALIFFTAISLYPIDDIFNGFLNYMFMVNFALGAFNLIPAFPLDGGRILRSILWKKYGILKATEVASKFGKYFGFMLIGFGIYSLFNGNLINGFWLIFLGTFIIKASKDALFNTKLAVLLSKLKVFNIMHTMNPLDENLSILDFSMFYRPYIRTYLYPVLTSDGRILFIDTRDLDKIPYFKQEEMTLKDIVKPIKYYVLPEERLSKVYNLLKRNKLEEIPVIDNNTFLGILRKSDIEAILNRFIHEVK; encoded by the coding sequence ATGAACGCTATACCGTTATTTAAAATTTTTGGAATTCAAGTATATATAGATTATAGCTGGTTTATAGCCTTTACTTTGATAACATTAACTTTATCTCAAGGATTTTATCCTATGCTTTATAAAAATCTCAGTCAATTTGAATATATATTAGCCGGAGCAGTTTCTGCTATTATGCTTTTTTTATCCGTTTTACTTCATGAACTTTCTCATTCTCTTGTAGCCATAAAACACGGCATACCAGTTCGGGATATTTATCTTTTTATCTTTGGCGGGGTAGCAATGATAGAACAAGAACCAGACTCCCCTTCTACAGAGTTTAAAATTGCAATAGCCGGTCCTCTTATGAGCTTTTTCTTAGCATTAATATTTTTTACTGCAATAAGTCTATATCCAATAGATGATATTTTCAATGGTTTTTTAAACTATATGTTTATGGTAAATTTTGCTCTTGGAGCGTTTAACTTAATCCCGGCATTTCCGCTTGATGGTGGTCGTATTTTAAGATCCATTTTATGGAAGAAGTATGGAATTCTAAAAGCAACAGAAGTAGCTTCTAAATTTGGAAAATATTTTGGTTTTATGCTTATTGGTTTTGGAATTTACTCTTTATTCAATGGAAACTTGATTAACGGCTTTTGGCTTATATTCTTAGGAACTTTTATAATAAAAGCTTCCAAGGATGCTCTATTTAATACTAAATTAGCTGTTTTATTATCCAAGCTTAAAGTCTTTAATATTATGCATACAATGAATCCATTAGATGAAAATCTAAGCATCTTAGATTTTAGTATGTTTTATAGACCTTATATAAGGACTTATTTATATCCTGTCTTGACCTCCGATGGAAGAATTTTATTTATAGACACAAGAGACTTAGATAAAATTCCGTACTTTAAACAAGAAGAGATGACTTTAAAAGATATAGTAAAACCAATAAAATATTATGTCCTTCCGGAAGAAAGGTTATCAAAAGTTTATAATCTTTTAAAAAGAAATAAATTAGAAGAAATTCCTGTTATTGATAATAATACTTTTCTTGGAATTTTAAGAAAATCAGATATTGAAGCTATTCTTAACAGATTTATCCATGAAGTGAAATGA
- a CDS encoding cytochrome P460 family protein: MKSYLSTIALLLIGIVSFSYSDEFKVKPDVYRNWHHVKSMVIFDEKHPLYNPFNGIHHVYVNDKGLNSIKNQNNRKFPDGTKIAIVFYEHVNSNGAFIEGAKRIEAFMVKDSKKFKSTDGWGYYGYDGNGKNLIKDMSKDCHSCHMQAKDKDFVFSIWTK, translated from the coding sequence ATGAAGTCCTATTTATCAACTATTGCTTTATTATTAATTGGAATAGTTAGCTTTTCTTATTCGGATGAATTTAAAGTTAAACCTGATGTTTACAGAAATTGGCATCATGTAAAAAGTATGGTTATATTTGATGAAAAACATCCTCTGTACAACCCATTTAATGGTATCCATCACGTATACGTTAATGACAAAGGATTAAATTCAATTAAAAATCAAAACAATAGAAAATTTCCTGACGGAACAAAAATAGCGATTGTATTTTACGAACATGTAAATTCAAATGGAGCATTTATTGAAGGAGCGAAAAGAATTGAAGCATTTATGGTGAAAGATTCTAAAAAATTTAAATCAACTGATGGTTGGGGTTATTACGGATATGATGGCAATGGTAAAAATCTTATAAAAGATATGAGTAAAGATTGCCATTCTTGTCACATGCAGGCAAAAGATAAAGATTTTGTATTTTCTATTTGGACAAAATGA
- a CDS encoding Gfo/Idh/MocA family oxidoreductase — translation MKVGIVGIGNMGSKYVNKFKELNLDYVLIDSNPEQLSKFPDNVKKYQDIEKALNEDLDAVFVATSPQSHLPIARKFLDAGINVMVEKPPSLSRKELEETLDLAYKKNVYLSVSEIELKSSAVRNLSLVKNVNFVEGYRLNLGKGYINPFFDLAWHDLYIFHYLFGNFKIKDVKVEDNIAKVKAESENTEFDLQVAWLNPFTRREWILKTSDGDLVLNFAEDKIIYPSGEVKEKDNKDKLKLMIEEFLNKPSYDSTLRSINILKEIEKIKI, via the coding sequence TTGAAGGTAGGAATAGTTGGCATTGGAAATATGGGCAGTAAGTATGTTAATAAATTTAAAGAGTTAAACCTGGATTATGTTCTTATAGATTCAAATCCTGAACAACTTTCAAAATTTCCTGATAATGTTAAAAAATATCAAGATATAGAAAAGGCTTTAAATGAGGATTTAGACGCTGTTTTTGTAGCAACATCTCCACAATCGCATCTTCCAATAGCAAGAAAATTTTTAGATGCTGGCATTAATGTAATGGTAGAAAAACCACCATCTTTAAGCAGAAAAGAGCTTGAAGAGACACTTGATTTAGCATACAAAAAAAATGTTTATTTGTCAGTTTCAGAAATTGAGTTAAAATCAAGCGCAGTTAGAAACCTTTCATTAGTTAAAAACGTTAATTTTGTAGAAGGATATAGATTAAACCTTGGCAAAGGTTATATAAATCCATTTTTTGACCTTGCTTGGCATGACCTTTACATTTTTCATTACTTATTTGGGAATTTTAAAATAAAAGATGTGAAAGTAGAAGATAATATTGCAAAAGTTAAAGCAGAATCTGAAAATACTGAATTTGACCTACAGGTAGCATGGCTAAACCCATTCACAAGAAGGGAATGGATTTTAAAAACAAGTGATGGAGATCTAGTCTTAAATTTTGCGGAGGATAAAATTATATATCCTTCCGGAGAGGTAAAAGAAAAGGATAACAAAGACAAGCTTAAACTTATGATAGAAGAGTTTTTAAATAAGCCATCGTATGATAGCACATTAAGGTCTATTAATATTCTTAAAGAAATAGAAAAAATTAAAATATAA
- a CDS encoding metallophosphoesterase family protein: MRIVFISDLHSNIYAVEALDKELKNKSYDYIYCLGDIVGYGANPKEVVDWVIENVDFSLRGNHDTLISKAEPIDMHNPYTLKAAYYNMEVLEDRHKEYLRSLPKDFENDLMVLTHDEPCIPGSMEYITKIKEAYDTFSAFHQSLCFYGHTHLPGIFEKENNEVFYKRDNKIFLKKRNKYLINPGSIGQPRDKDPRLSYIIFDSEDNVVEFYRVVYNVEKAARDILNAGLPAIFANRLFRGV, from the coding sequence ATGAGAATAGTATTCATATCGGACTTACACAGTAATATCTATGCTGTTGAAGCCTTAGATAAAGAGCTTAAAAATAAAAGTTATGATTACATATACTGCTTAGGCGATATTGTAGGATATGGAGCAAATCCAAAAGAAGTTGTTGATTGGGTAATAGAAAATGTAGATTTTTCACTAAGAGGAAATCATGACACCTTAATTTCAAAAGCAGAACCAATAGATATGCATAATCCATACACTCTAAAAGCTGCATATTACAACATGGAAGTTTTAGAAGATAGACATAAAGAATATCTAAGATCTCTTCCAAAAGATTTTGAAAACGATTTAATGGTTTTGACTCATGATGAACCATGTATTCCTGGTAGTATGGAGTATATAACTAAAATCAAAGAAGCTTACGATACATTTTCCGCTTTTCATCAAAGTTTGTGTTTTTATGGTCATACACATTTGCCGGGAATTTTTGAGAAAGAAAATAATGAAGTTTTTTATAAAAGAGATAATAAGATATTTTTAAAAAAAAGAAATAAATATCTGATCAATCCTGGTAGTATAGGTCAGCCAAGAGATAAAGATCCAAGATTGTCTTATATTATATTTGATTCTGAAGATAATGTTGTTGAATTTTATAGAGTAGTGTATAATGTTGAAAAGGCTGCAAGAGATATATTGAATGCAGGCCTTCCAGCAATATTTGCAAACAGATTATTTAGAGGAGTTTAG
- a CDS encoding DegT/DnrJ/EryC1/StrS family aminotransferase, giving the protein MIPIIKPYFGKEEEKTVLDIMKSGQITRGQWTLKFREEFKKYIGVGFCHTVCSGTAALYIALKAIGISKKEDIVIVPSLSFMATIDAVILAGGTPVVIDVDESYTMDPAWLEEAIKKYKPKAVIPVHLFGQTADMDKIKALCKENNVLILEDAAQAHGAEFKGKKAGSLGDISAFSFYASKNVAMGEGGAILTNNPEIDEKISNWIEFGDHPALNLRITEFQAGIGYWQLKRLDETNEKRRKIAKIYNEEFKDLPGLVLPQELPDRKHVYHIYALRHPERNKIVEKLIENGIGARVYYEYTLHQLRNAEHLNCKFGELCTQELFAIPVHASLTESEVDYIVSTVKKIVKEV; this is encoded by the coding sequence ATGATACCAATAATTAAGCCTTACTTTGGAAAAGAAGAAGAAAAAACAGTCCTTGATATCATGAAAAGTGGGCAAATTACAAGAGGTCAGTGGACTTTAAAGTTTAGAGAAGAGTTTAAAAAGTATATAGGTGTAGGTTTTTGTCATACTGTATGTAGTGGAACTGCTGCGTTATATATTGCATTGAAAGCCATAGGTATATCCAAAAAAGAAGATATTGTTATCGTCCCGTCACTGAGTTTTATGGCTACTATTGATGCAGTTATTTTAGCCGGTGGTACTCCGGTAGTTATAGATGTTGATGAAAGCTATACTATGGATCCTGCATGGTTAGAAGAGGCTATTAAAAAATACAAACCAAAAGCAGTCATACCTGTTCATCTCTTTGGTCAAACTGCTGATATGGATAAAATAAAAGCTTTATGTAAAGAAAATAATGTTTTAATCTTAGAAGATGCAGCACAAGCTCACGGAGCTGAGTTTAAAGGAAAAAAAGCCGGAAGTCTTGGAGATATATCAGCATTTAGTTTTTACGCATCTAAAAACGTTGCAATGGGTGAAGGTGGAGCAATTCTAACAAACAATCCTGAAATTGATGAAAAAATATCAAACTGGATAGAATTTGGAGACCATCCAGCTTTAAACCTAAGAATAACAGAATTTCAAGCAGGAATAGGATACTGGCAGTTAAAACGCTTAGACGAAACAAATGAAAAAAGAAGAAAAATAGCAAAAATCTATAACGAAGAGTTTAAAGATTTGCCTGGATTAGTCCTTCCGCAAGAATTGCCGGATAGAAAGCATGTATATCATATATACGCATTAAGACATCCAGAAAGAAATAAAATCGTTGAAAAGCTTATTGAAAATGGAATTGGAGCAAGAGTATACTACGAATATACACTTCATCAGTTAAGAAACGCTGAACATTTAAATTGTAAATTTGGAGAGCTTTGCACACAAGAGCTATTTGCAATTCCTGTTCATGCATCTTTAACAGAAAGCGAAGTAGATTATATTGTAAGCACTGTTAAAAAAATTGTTAAGGAGGTTTAA
- a CDS encoding DUF2267 domain-containing protein, which yields MHHFEKFSAKGNEFLKDLAQEIGEPENREKAYRVLRTVLHVLRRRLGLDESFDLLAQLPMCIKAVYVDGWKPTLFPDKSIKTVEDFIREVLEEDKRSAGKDFGNEEHAKQVIKAVFRVLKKHVTEGEIEDIIGDLPKHLKELFAD from the coding sequence ATGCATCACTTCGAAAAATTTTCAGCAAAAGGAAATGAATTTCTGAAGGATTTAGCTCAAGAAATTGGGGAGCCTGAAAACAGAGAAAAGGCTTACAGAGTATTAAGAACTGTCTTACATGTTTTAAGAAGAAGGTTAGGTTTAGATGAATCTTTTGACTTATTAGCACAACTACCAATGTGTATTAAAGCTGTTTACGTTGATGGATGGAAACCTACCCTATTTCCAGATAAATCAATCAAAACAGTAGAAGATTTTATTCGCGAAGTTTTAGAAGAAGACAAAAGGTCTGCAGGTAAAGATTTTGGGAATGAAGAACATGCAAAACAAGTTATAAAAGCGGTGTTTAGAGTTCTTAAGAAACATGTAACTGAAGGAGAGATTGAAGATATTATCGGAGATTTACCAAAACACTTAAAAGAACTTTTTGCAGATTAA